A portion of the Eubacterium maltosivorans genome contains these proteins:
- a CDS encoding MFS transporter → MKTNKKEVNYTQLSKFRRALLIFLSGAGSGIIYVPVYLKNVFYEPLLMGLNITNAQLGFLSGMYGIMATILYIPCGIVADKVRLKTLAAGGFISTAAVVYWYASLPSYPVLVLIFAVMAVTTILIFWGCRYKLLRFAAAEEDYPAVVGVSYALYGLGGLAINAVTLAVFNAMPDYRVGVSVSLIFLASVILVLGIISLFAIPKFEGEVNPDPDKKFNINEFIEALKHPGVWLASGTLFFVMIVYMGMNYTTPYLTDAFLAPLTLVSIIGMIRYYGIAIISAPLLGGIAKKVNSPSKTILVVMAACAICCFAYILLPQTAGFLMAAIVITLVLGFLANGAYGVASSVLTETHVPAHIFGAASGLLSVIGFLPESFMHQLFGSFIDKYAVQGYTYIFICLTVSAVIAIGGCIATQIYMKKKYPKDDVSAVEE, encoded by the coding sequence ATGAAAACAAATAAGAAAGAGGTCAACTACACGCAGCTGTCCAAATTCAGGCGCGCGCTGCTCATCTTTCTGTCCGGCGCGGGCAGCGGTATTATCTATGTTCCAGTATATTTAAAAAATGTTTTTTATGAACCCCTGCTCATGGGACTCAATATCACCAATGCCCAGCTCGGGTTTTTATCCGGGATGTACGGCATTATGGCCACCATTCTCTATATTCCATGTGGGATTGTGGCAGACAAGGTGCGGCTTAAGACACTGGCAGCCGGTGGGTTTATCAGTACCGCCGCCGTGGTGTACTGGTACGCGTCCCTGCCCTCCTACCCAGTTCTGGTCTTGATTTTCGCCGTTATGGCAGTGACAACCATTCTCATTTTCTGGGGCTGCCGTTACAAGCTGTTGCGCTTTGCCGCCGCAGAGGAAGACTACCCCGCCGTTGTGGGCGTCAGCTACGCACTGTATGGCCTCGGCGGACTGGCCATCAACGCCGTTACCCTGGCCGTATTTAACGCGATGCCCGATTACCGCGTGGGCGTCAGCGTTTCACTGATTTTCCTGGCAAGTGTCATCCTGGTGCTTGGGATCATCTCCTTATTCGCGATACCAAAGTTTGAAGGTGAAGTGAACCCAGACCCAGATAAGAAGTTTAATATCAACGAATTTATTGAAGCACTCAAGCATCCAGGGGTCTGGCTGGCCAGCGGCACCCTGTTCTTTGTCATGATTGTCTACATGGGCATGAACTACACCACCCCATATCTCACCGACGCGTTCCTGGCGCCGTTGACACTGGTCAGCATCATCGGGATGATCCGTTACTATGGGATCGCCATCATCTCCGCGCCGCTGCTGGGCGGGATCGCCAAAAAAGTCAACTCACCCTCCAAGACCATTCTGGTGGTCATGGCCGCCTGCGCAATCTGCTGCTTCGCCTATATTTTACTGCCGCAGACGGCAGGCTTCCTGATGGCCGCCATTGTCATCACCCTGGTATTGGGCTTCCTGGCCAACGGCGCTTACGGCGTGGCCTCCTCTGTTTTAACCGAAACCCATGTGCCAGCCCATATCTTTGGCGCGGCCTCCGGGCTTTTGTCCGTCATCGGTTTTCTGCCAGAAAGCTTTATGCATCAGCTGTTTGGCAGCTTCATTGACAAGTACGCGGTTCAGGGCTACACCTATATTTTCATTTGCCTGACCGTCAGCGCGGTGATCGCCATCGGCGGCTGCATCGCCACTCAGATTTATATGAAGAAAAAATATCCTAAGGACGATGTGTCGGCGGTAGAAGAATAA
- a CDS encoding BCCT family transporter, with amino-acid sequence MEGQGKKNIDKTMIGVVLAFIVIVCACLFISPDWSKWIINSVNSFIATNLGFVYVWIVFISIILCIVLGTSKFKNIKLGEGEKEYSEFSWASMMFCASMAAGFLYWGSIEWVFHYMAPPYGVDAQSVKAAEYAATLPLFHWGISAWSVYLIPAVAFAFVHFNLKQEKFDVANVCREILGDRVDGPLGKVINIFFIFGLLGGVGTALGIGSPLVSACLNKLFGIEDTPVLRFGVMVLVTCIFTISAYKGIKRGIKILSDINIFLMLAAVVILFVLGNTTFIIKMQTTSLGIMLQEFIHMSTYMDPVNNSGHPETWIVFYWAWWMSYSIFMGLFIAKISKGRTIKQVIFGGLGYGFLGSFVFFSIFGNYFMDQQLSGAYDVVKGVTEMGGPATVVDVYSKLPIGTVFVVAILITSIISMATNFDSAAYTLAMVSSKKIQLGERPSKRLTIFWAFCMAAIPMVLMVFGGSLAELQTLSIIMALPTCLVYAIIIISCFKMLKKYYEENNKL; translated from the coding sequence ATGGAAGGTCAGGGTAAAAAAAATATCGATAAAACAATGATTGGGGTTGTGCTTGCGTTTATCGTGATTGTTTGCGCCTGCCTGTTTATCAGTCCGGATTGGAGTAAATGGATCATCAACAGTGTCAACAGCTTTATTGCGACCAATCTTGGCTTTGTATATGTATGGATTGTGTTTATATCCATTATTCTGTGTATTGTTCTGGGAACCAGCAAGTTTAAAAATATTAAGCTGGGCGAAGGTGAAAAGGAATACAGTGAGTTCTCGTGGGCATCGATGATGTTCTGTGCCTCTATGGCGGCTGGTTTCCTTTACTGGGGCAGTATCGAATGGGTTTTCCATTATATGGCGCCGCCCTACGGCGTGGACGCGCAGAGTGTGAAAGCAGCTGAATACGCTGCGACGCTGCCGCTTTTCCACTGGGGTATTTCCGCCTGGAGTGTCTATTTGATACCGGCCGTAGCCTTTGCGTTTGTGCATTTTAACCTGAAACAGGAAAAGTTTGATGTGGCCAACGTGTGCCGCGAAATTCTGGGGGACCGGGTTGACGGGCCGCTGGGGAAGGTCATCAATATTTTCTTTATCTTTGGCCTTTTGGGCGGTGTCGGCACTGCGCTCGGCATTGGCTCGCCTCTGGTTTCTGCCTGCCTCAACAAGCTTTTTGGCATTGAGGACACCCCGGTTCTGCGGTTTGGGGTTATGGTTCTGGTTACCTGCATTTTTACCATCAGTGCTTACAAGGGCATTAAGCGCGGGATTAAAATCCTCAGTGACATCAATATTTTTCTCATGCTGGCGGCTGTGGTCATTCTCTTTGTTTTAGGGAACACGACCTTTATTATCAAAATGCAGACCACGTCCCTGGGCATCATGCTTCAGGAATTTATTCATATGAGCACCTATATGGACCCGGTGAACAACAGCGGTCATCCTGAGACCTGGATTGTTTTCTACTGGGCCTGGTGGATGTCCTATTCCATCTTTATGGGCCTGTTCATCGCTAAAATTTCAAAGGGGAGAACCATCAAGCAGGTAATCTTCGGGGGTCTTGGCTATGGCTTCCTGGGTTCCTTTGTATTCTTTTCCATTTTTGGCAATTATTTTATGGACCAGCAGCTCAGCGGCGCCTACGATGTGGTTAAGGGCGTGACGGAAATGGGCGGTCCGGCCACCGTGGTTGATGTTTACAGCAAGCTCCCCATCGGTACAGTGTTTGTCGTCGCGATTTTAATCACCTCCATTATTTCGATGGCCACCAATTTTGACTCGGCCGCTTATACGCTGGCCATGGTTTCCTCTAAAAAGATCCAGCTTGGTGAACGCCCGAGTAAACGGCTGACCATTTTCTGGGCTTTCTGCATGGCCGCGATTCCAATGGTGCTGATGGTATTCGGCGGATCGCTGGCAGAGCTGCAGACCCTGTCGATTATCATGGCGCTGCCAACCTGTCTGGTGTATGCCATTATTATCATCAGCTGTTTCAAAATGCTTAAAAAATATTATGAAGAAAACAACAAGTTGTAG
- a CDS encoding RrF2 family transcriptional regulator → MRISAKGRYGLAAMIAIAQGDFEGDYVPVIVIAEKLGLSKIYLEQVFSLLKRAGLVNSVKGAQGGYRLTREPDQINAYEILTALEQILFESTETSVEEASPAIEHAMQKCVFNPLDRAVQEHLEKITLDELVAEAGRYKGNNHFMFFI, encoded by the coding sequence ATGCGTATATCCGCAAAGGGACGCTATGGCCTTGCTGCCATGATCGCCATTGCTCAGGGAGATTTTGAGGGGGACTATGTTCCGGTCATCGTGATTGCGGAAAAGCTGGGGCTCTCTAAGATATATCTTGAACAGGTTTTTTCTCTGTTAAAGCGCGCCGGGCTGGTCAACTCCGTCAAGGGCGCCCAGGGCGGCTACCGGCTGACAAGGGAGCCGGACCAGATCAACGCCTACGAAATTCTGACCGCGCTGGAGCAGATTCTTTTCGAAAGCACTGAAACCAGTGTAGAGGAGGCTTCACCTGCCATTGAGCACGCCATGCAAAAATGTGTGTTTAACCCGCTGGACCGGGCAGTGCAGGAGCATCTTGAAAAGATAACATTGGATGAGCTGGTTGCCGAAGCCGGCCGGTACAAGGGAAACAATCACTTTATGTTTTTTATCTGA
- a CDS encoding ABC transporter permease: MKALRKDTAREIRKSLSRFLSIVAIIALGICFFGGVKSTSPSMKYTANQYFEEQKLADIHLVSTYGFTDDDVAALKKVEGVAEVMPTYSTDVIVENGEKRPVFKVLAVPAEDGLNQPLLLEGRMPEKDNECVIEMPDTTGPHTGRNAYSIGSTIKVSSESGDKKLEDTLSQNAYTVVGYIRSPQYISIERGATSVGSGDISFYMMVKPGVFKSERYTDAYVYSTASADGVSAYSTEYKDAVSDLEKRLESVGHERLQVNYDDIMTTGTQELDKARRELLDAQTTFDDEITKAEQQLREAEQQIADGEAELAEGRRSYDAMVSATTKTLNDKQAELQNAEDQWNAGQQQYADGLSQYEQNKAAFDAGKPDAENQIAEKKAELEKLGGVIDGLKSQIAVIEAIPEEKRTEEQKQALIQLKAQLQNLQPVYDQGTKTLNAAIQQLKDAESQLAAAKNQLDQSKVTLDSASAQIDQGKTAIAQGWQQLEQGKAQAEQQLAEGQQKLDDARKQLAEGQAELEAQRAEGQQKLDDARQKIADSEKELKEVDFGKWYVFNRDDNPGYSGYGEDANRIDNVAGIFPVFFLLVAALVAFTTMTRMVEEQRMEIGTLKALGYSPASIASKFVIYAVLAALVGCVIGVVSGINTLPRLIVGAYSLLYQVPELSLSVPWGAIIISCIVTLLCTVGAAVLICSVELREEPSELMRPKAPKIGKRIFLEKIPFIWKRMGFISKVTARNILRYKARFFMTVIGISGCTALILAGFGLQDSIFSIIPKQFEEISVYDGMMAFKNEDTLEAKAPLESELRADPQVEDAMLAKQLKMSVALDTGGHSKDAYLYVPETPGDMNRFIDLRHRKAPDQKLTLDDSGAIITEKLANDLGIKVGDTIRLYSDDKEFKIKVADITENYIENYVYVSPKAYEAASGEAVKYNIAYFNLKDTGTDAENAFGEKWLDNSDVVSVSFTGSIVKSSTDSLSSLNMVVLVMLAAAGALAFVVLYNLTNINVSERVREIATIRVLGFYDRETNNYIFRENIILSFIGMLIGLGLGVILNNFIITTVETDIVMFGRGIDPSSYVFACIFTMAFTLIVNLFMAPVIKRVDMVESLKSIE, encoded by the coding sequence ATGAAAGCATTAAGAAAAGATACCGCGCGGGAAATACGGAAGTCCCTGAGCCGCTTTTTGTCCATCGTGGCAATCATTGCTCTGGGAATCTGTTTTTTTGGGGGCGTTAAGAGCACCAGCCCCAGCATGAAATATACGGCCAACCAGTATTTTGAGGAGCAGAAGCTGGCAGATATCCATTTGGTATCGACCTATGGCTTTACCGACGATGATGTGGCGGCCCTGAAAAAAGTGGAGGGCGTGGCAGAGGTCATGCCGACCTACTCAACGGATGTGATTGTGGAAAACGGCGAAAAGCGCCCGGTCTTCAAGGTGCTGGCTGTACCGGCCGAAGATGGCCTGAACCAGCCGCTGCTGCTGGAGGGCCGCATGCCGGAAAAGGATAACGAATGTGTGATCGAGATGCCGGACACCACTGGTCCTCACACGGGTCGGAACGCCTACAGCATCGGCAGCACCATCAAGGTATCGTCTGAGTCAGGTGATAAAAAGCTGGAGGACACCCTGTCCCAGAATGCGTACACCGTTGTGGGCTATATCCGCTCACCTCAGTATATCTCCATTGAACGCGGCGCCACCTCTGTGGGCAGCGGCGACATTTCCTTTTATATGATGGTGAAGCCCGGGGTTTTTAAGTCAGAGCGCTACACCGACGCCTATGTTTATTCGACTGCCAGCGCGGACGGGGTCTCAGCCTACAGCACTGAGTACAAGGACGCAGTCTCAGATTTGGAAAAACGTCTGGAGAGTGTGGGACACGAACGCCTTCAGGTCAACTATGACGATATCATGACCACTGGCACCCAGGAGCTCGACAAGGCCAGGCGGGAGCTTCTGGATGCCCAGACAACCTTCGACGACGAGATCACAAAGGCCGAGCAGCAGCTGCGGGAGGCCGAACAGCAGATCGCGGATGGCGAGGCCGAGCTGGCCGAGGGCCGGAGAAGCTATGATGCAATGGTGAGCGCCACCACAAAGACCCTGAATGATAAGCAGGCTGAGCTGCAAAATGCCGAGGACCAGTGGAACGCCGGGCAGCAGCAGTATGCGGATGGACTGAGCCAGTATGAGCAGAATAAGGCAGCTTTTGACGCCGGAAAGCCCGACGCCGAAAACCAGATTGCAGAAAAAAAGGCTGAGCTGGAAAAACTTGGCGGTGTGATTGACGGTCTCAAGAGCCAGATCGCCGTCATCGAAGCCATTCCGGAAGAAAAACGGACAGAGGAGCAGAAACAGGCGCTTATTCAGCTGAAGGCCCAGCTGCAAAACCTTCAGCCCGTTTATGACCAGGGGACAAAGACCCTGAACGCGGCGATACAGCAGCTAAAGGACGCTGAGAGCCAGCTGGCAGCGGCAAAAAACCAGTTGGATCAGTCAAAGGTTACACTGGACAGCGCGTCGGCTCAGATTGATCAGGGAAAGACCGCCATTGCCCAGGGCTGGCAGCAGCTTGAGCAGGGAAAAGCCCAGGCAGAGCAGCAGCTGGCAGAAGGGCAGCAAAAGCTGGACGACGCCAGAAAACAGCTGGCTGAGGGACAAGCTGAGCTGGAGGCCCAGCGCGCCGAGGGGCAGCAGAAGCTGGACGACGCCCGGCAGAAAATCGCGGACAGCGAAAAAGAACTGAAGGAAGTGGATTTCGGAAAATGGTATGTGTTTAACCGTGACGATAACCCAGGCTACAGCGGCTATGGCGAGGACGCCAACCGTATCGACAATGTGGCTGGCATTTTTCCGGTATTCTTTCTGCTGGTGGCCGCTCTGGTTGCCTTTACCACCATGACGCGTATGGTTGAGGAACAGCGTATGGAAATTGGCACACTGAAGGCGCTGGGCTACAGCCCAGCCAGTATCGCGTCCAAGTTTGTGATCTATGCGGTACTGGCAGCGCTGGTTGGCTGCGTCATCGGCGTGGTCAGTGGTATCAATACCCTCCCCAGGCTGATCGTGGGCGCTTACAGCCTGCTGTACCAGGTGCCAGAGCTGTCGCTTTCAGTGCCCTGGGGCGCCATCATCATCAGCTGTATCGTCACGCTTTTGTGTACTGTGGGGGCAGCGGTCCTCATCTGTTCTGTGGAGCTGAGGGAGGAGCCTTCCGAGCTGATGCGTCCAAAGGCGCCGAAAATCGGCAAACGTATCTTTCTGGAAAAAATCCCGTTTATCTGGAAGCGCATGGGCTTTATCTCCAAGGTGACCGCGCGGAATATTCTGCGCTACAAGGCCCGCTTCTTCATGACCGTTATCGGTATATCCGGCTGCACAGCCCTGATTCTGGCGGGCTTCGGCCTGCAGGACTCTATCTTCTCTATCATTCCGAAGCAATTTGAGGAGATATCGGTTTACGATGGTATGATGGCTTTTAAAAATGAGGATACCCTGGAGGCAAAGGCACCTCTGGAATCCGAACTAAGGGCAGATCCTCAGGTTGAGGATGCCATGCTGGCCAAACAGCTGAAAATGAGCGTCGCGCTGGACACTGGCGGCCATTCCAAAGACGCTTACCTCTATGTGCCTGAAACACCCGGTGACATGAACCGTTTCATTGATCTGCGCCACCGGAAAGCGCCGGATCAAAAACTGACTCTGGACGACAGCGGCGCCATCATCACCGAAAAGCTCGCGAACGATCTCGGCATTAAGGTGGGCGACACCATCCGCCTGTATTCAGACGATAAGGAATTTAAGATTAAGGTCGCGGATATTACAGAAAATTATATTGAGAACTATGTGTACGTATCGCCAAAGGCCTATGAAGCAGCTTCGGGCGAGGCGGTCAAATATAATATTGCCTATTTTAACCTGAAGGACACCGGCACAGACGCCGAAAACGCCTTTGGGGAAAAATGGCTGGATAACAGCGACGTGGTGTCTGTGAGCTTTACAGGCAGCATTGTCAAATCCTCCACAGACAGCCTGAGCAGCCTGAACATGGTGGTGCTGGTCATGCTGGCAGCCGCCGGGGCTCTGGCCTTTGTGGTGCTTTATAACCTGACCAACATCAATGTGTCGGAACGGGTGCGTGAGATCGCCACGATCCGCGTTCTGGGCTTCTATGACCGGGAGACAAACAACTATATTTTCAGGGAAAACATTATCCTCTCCTTTATCGGGATGCTCATCGGTTTGGGACTGGGGGTTATCCTGAACAACTTTATCATCACCACTGTCGAGACAGACATCGTCATGTTCGGCCGGGGAATCGACCCCAGCAGCTATGTCTTTGCCTGCATATTCACCATGGCCTTTACGCTGATTGTCAATCTCTTCATGGCGCCGGTGATCAAAAGAGTGGATATGGTTGAGTCGCTCAAGAGTATTGAGTAG
- a CDS encoding GrpB family protein, whose product MKADLSALSLEELWALFPIILKEHNPDYKVWYEEEKQRIISKVKPENLIRISHIGSTAVKGLTAKPIVDILLEIDGDCGVSAIIKVLKTLGWRLMSQEDDPVKLSFNKGYTPEGFADRVYHLHVRYFGNWSELYFRDFLIAHPDVAGEYERLKLKLWKQYEHDRDGYTEAKTDFVRRYSDMAKVEFNNRYLPEL is encoded by the coding sequence GTGAAAGCAGATTTGTCGGCATTATCATTGGAGGAGCTGTGGGCATTGTTTCCCATCATTTTAAAAGAGCATAATCCAGATTATAAAGTGTGGTATGAAGAAGAAAAGCAGCGGATTATCAGCAAGGTAAAACCAGAGAACCTTATCCGCATCAGCCACATTGGCAGCACAGCCGTAAAGGGTCTGACCGCAAAACCAATCGTCGATATTTTGCTGGAAATTGATGGCGACTGCGGTGTCTCCGCGATCATAAAGGTCCTGAAGACGCTGGGCTGGAGGCTGATGTCGCAGGAGGATGACCCGGTAAAGCTGTCGTTTAATAAAGGATACACGCCAGAAGGCTTCGCCGACAGGGTTTATCATCTTCACGTGAGATATTTTGGAAATTGGTCTGAGCTGTATTTCAGAGACTTTCTGATCGCACATCCCGATGTGGCAGGGGAATACGAACGCCTGAAGCTAAAGCTCTGGAAGCAGTACGAACACGACCGGGACGGATACACAGAAGCAAAAACGGATTTTGTCAGGCGGTATTCGGATATGGCGAAAGTAGAATTTAACAACAGATATTTGCCAGAATTATAA
- a CDS encoding helix-turn-helix transcriptional regulator, whose amino-acid sequence MSLGNRLFHARKKCGLSQEDVAEKLGVSRQTISKWETDETLPDIRQSKRMALLYKMSLDDLIDFDVDVKEIQEIIEKTDERTEEKIDWTEAWGKKYPILIRYQNQVDIQKYATQLELILDALKAEYEYNDLDTFLVLKDILAKLWGSRKK is encoded by the coding sequence ATGAGTTTAGGAAACCGTTTATTTCATGCGCGGAAAAAATGCGGGCTGTCACAGGAAGATGTGGCCGAAAAATTGGGTGTGAGCAGGCAGACAATTTCAAAATGGGAAACCGATGAGACACTTCCAGATATACGGCAGTCAAAGAGGATGGCATTGTTGTACAAGATGTCTCTGGACGACCTTATCGACTTTGATGTTGATGTCAAGGAGATACAGGAGATCATCGAAAAGACCGATGAAAGGACAGAAGAAAAAATAGACTGGACAGAGGCCTGGGGAAAGAAATATCCTATTTTAATACGCTACCAGAACCAGGTCGATATTCAGAAATATGCGACACAGCTGGAATTAATACTGGATGCCCTTAAAGCTGAATACGAATATAATGATTTAGATACCTTTCTTGTTTTAAAGGATATTCTGGCTAAGCTGTGGGGCAGCAGGAAAAAGTAA
- a CDS encoding helix-turn-helix transcriptional regulator has product MKTRIRELRKQRHISQAQLARAVQVTRLTITSIENEKYTASLVLAYKISKYFSLTIEEVFDFSEIEEEEKSHESL; this is encoded by the coding sequence ATGAAAACACGTATCCGCGAATTGAGAAAACAAAGGCATATTTCCCAGGCACAGCTGGCAAGGGCCGTCCAGGTCACCCGGCTGACCATCACCTCCATCGAGAATGAAAAATACACGGCCTCGCTGGTTCTTGCTTACAAAATCTCAAAATATTTTAGCCTGACCATTGAGGAGGTCTTTGATTTCTCAGAAATTGAGGAGGAAGAAAAAAGCCATGAATCCCTTTAG
- a CDS encoding ABC transporter ATP-binding protein, whose protein sequence is MAFIEMKQVSKSFGSVQALNRLDLDIEQGSICALLGHNGAGKTTTLRLILGLLSPDSGEVAVSGLNPETDGDEVRRLCGVLSEDTGLYEPLSVYDNLSYFARLYGMKRRDYDARIDTLLARFNILDKKNLAVKGFSTGMKKKVALVRALLHRPRLLLLDEPTNGLDPVSIERLRSMLKELAEENGATIVLTTHNLSEVERIADQIAILRQGRNIFTNTLDTLRRETGGGSFDLERLYMKIEGQADEDGRD, encoded by the coding sequence ATGGCATTTATTGAGATGAAACAGGTGAGCAAAAGCTTTGGAAGCGTGCAGGCTTTAAATCGGCTGGACCTGGACATTGAGCAGGGATCAATCTGCGCACTTCTGGGCCATAACGGCGCGGGAAAAACCACAACGCTCCGGCTGATTTTGGGGCTGCTGTCGCCGGACAGCGGGGAGGTCGCGGTCAGCGGGCTGAATCCGGAGACAGACGGAGATGAGGTCCGCCGGCTTTGCGGTGTACTGTCGGAAGATACGGGTCTGTATGAGCCTCTGAGTGTTTATGACAACCTGAGCTATTTTGCAAGGCTTTACGGCATGAAGCGCCGGGACTACGACGCGCGGATTGACACATTGCTCGCGCGTTTTAATATTTTGGATAAGAAAAACCTGGCGGTCAAGGGCTTCTCCACTGGGATGAAGAAAAAAGTGGCGCTGGTCCGCGCTTTACTCCACCGCCCGCGGCTGCTGCTTCTGGACGAGCCCACAAACGGGCTGGACCCGGTGAGCATTGAGCGTCTGCGCTCTATGCTTAAGGAGCTGGCTGAGGAAAATGGCGCCACCATTGTCCTGACCACCCACAACCTGAGTGAGGTGGAGCGGATAGCAGACCAGATTGCCATTCTGCGCCAGGGCAGAAACATCTTTACCAACACCCTGGACACCCTGCGGCGTGAAACCGGTGGCGGCAGCTTTGATCTGGAGCGGCTGTATATGAAAATTGAAGGGCAGGCGGACGAAGATGGACGGGATTAG
- a CDS encoding ABC transporter permease: MDGIRAVCAQQWRLVLKDSGTLVFYACGAFAIGGLLPLWQSAGPFVLNAMVLYPLFLLKQWASESFAAEKETRTLESLLSASVGKKQLMLGKGAFCLGASGASFCLSLAPLLILKAAVGALPGVTGMMLSAVAGLFILSAVCLTLTGLYASAVSSDVQEAGSRGLRFFIPVVFCLAVLLTLVYQSQTEAAVFLSAVFLLFMVLISGCMLWRLKQLNRGDILADNSGKALAGDGYRRDTRSQSLMVLGHEWRYFKALGRFKFSLLIFTLAPAVFLVLWDYFFGGVNAYAALAVLSLGTARITVNLTAYTIGGERAYKTLESLLSTPIGTGALFLGKGLLALLFSLVVSVVSALLVLAASALIGRETLFSPDQWILLAAGMLFSLLMTYVTGLAAMLMKKPRQGLYVASALSFLAAVPALAVWLLPGSPLLWSSGSLLLLLAVDLLLAGFVHRRIGREQLMRCI; encoded by the coding sequence ATGGACGGGATTAGAGCAGTCTGTGCCCAGCAGTGGCGTCTGGTCCTTAAGGACAGCGGCACGCTGGTATTCTATGCCTGCGGAGCCTTCGCTATCGGTGGTCTGCTGCCGCTGTGGCAGTCCGCTGGCCCATTTGTGCTGAACGCTATGGTGCTGTACCCACTGTTTCTGCTTAAGCAATGGGCTTCGGAGTCTTTTGCGGCCGAAAAGGAAACGCGGACTCTTGAGAGCCTTCTGTCCGCGAGTGTGGGGAAGAAACAGCTGATGTTGGGAAAGGGCGCCTTCTGTCTCGGCGCCTCGGGCGCCAGCTTTTGTTTAAGTCTGGCGCCGCTGCTCATTTTAAAGGCTGCTGTGGGCGCCCTGCCCGGCGTCACTGGAATGATGCTGTCTGCTGTGGCTGGACTTTTTATCTTGAGCGCAGTGTGCCTGACACTGACGGGGCTGTATGCTTCGGCAGTCTCCTCCGATGTCCAGGAGGCCGGCAGCCGCGGCCTGCGTTTTTTTATCCCTGTTGTTTTTTGCCTGGCCGTGCTGCTGACACTGGTGTACCAGAGCCAGACTGAGGCGGCAGTGTTCCTGAGCGCGGTGTTTCTGCTGTTCATGGTTCTGATCTCTGGCTGTATGCTTTGGCGGCTGAAGCAGCTGAATCGGGGCGATATTCTGGCAGATAACAGCGGAAAGGCTCTGGCAGGGGATGGATACCGGCGGGATACCCGCAGCCAGAGCCTGATGGTTTTGGGGCATGAATGGCGTTATTTTAAAGCGCTGGGGCGTTTCAAGTTCAGCCTTTTAATTTTTACGCTGGCGCCGGCCGTTTTTCTCGTCCTCTGGGACTACTTCTTTGGCGGAGTCAACGCCTATGCAGCTTTGGCGGTTTTAAGCCTGGGAACGGCCCGGATTACGGTGAACCTGACAGCCTACACCATCGGTGGTGAACGGGCTTACAAAACCCTTGAATCCCTTTTGTCCACGCCCATCGGCACAGGAGCGCTGTTTTTGGGGAAGGGACTGCTGGCCCTTCTGTTTTCACTGGTCGTCAGCGTTGTTTCGGCCCTGCTGGTGCTTGCCGCTTCTGCCCTTATCGGCAGGGAAACACTGTTTTCGCCGGACCAGTGGATACTTCTGGCCGCAGGAATGCTGTTTAGCCTTCTGATGACCTATGTCACCGGACTTGCAGCCATGCTGATGAAAAAGCCGCGGCAAGGGCTGTATGTGGCGTCGGCTTTGAGCTTTCTGGCTGCGGTACCGGCTTTGGCGGTCTGGCTGCTGCCAGGCAGCCCGCTGCTCTGGTCTTCAGGCAGCCTGCTTTTGCTGTTGGCTGTAGATCTGCTGCTGGCCGGGTTTGTCCACAGAAGAATAGGCCGGGAACAGCTCATGCGGTGTATTTAA